In Mus pahari chromosome 20, PAHARI_EIJ_v1.1, whole genome shotgun sequence, the genomic stretch gaaatccgcctgcctctgcctcccgagtgctgggattaaaggcttgcgccaccacgcccggcgacagTCCCTTATCTTACCTTTGTAGTTACTCTAGGGTTTGTGACTGGTAGCCTCTTGGAGACCTACATTACATTGACCCCAAGTTCTTACCAACACCCCAGATGATGTCCTTGTGTCCTTCCTCACGAGGGAGCCTACCCATCCTGCCGATCTATTTTGTATGTCAGTAGACGGGCTGTGCGTGGAGGGGCAGATGTGCTCACATATGCGCACGTGGATGTGCAGACACAGTCCAGACATTCTTTACAGGGTCCAGTCTAGCTCTCTGAGCCTTTATTATCGGACAAAGAGCTGCCATTTGGAGTGTTCCCATGGTCATCTCGTAAAGTAGGTGCTCAGGCTTTGGGGACATGCCTGGTGACAGTGTCTCTACTCCAACAAGGTGAAGGTCTTTTACTCTGTCTTGGTCCCCAGTGCATCTTGGGTACTGGGTCCTTTCTCAGTGAGTTCAGAGGGAGCCGGGGGGGCCAACCTCCCAGCTGGGGCTGCTTGGATCACTCACACTGCTGCCTTCAGGGGCACGCTGTCTGCTGGCTGCTCCAGGTCCTTCCTTGCCAGGGCCAGGTGTGTGAACACAAGAATGAGAATGAAGCCTGTGGTGTGAGAAGAGTGGGTAAGCCCTTAGAGAGGATGACCAGAAGGGCTCCTCACTAAACCCCTCAACCGTGTTGTTGGCTCTATATGACATTTTCTAGACAGTGTCTCCAAGCTGAAAACGAATCTCAGTGTCTGATAAACCTGTTCTGCTTTGACTTTACCAAGGTCAAAGGATATCCCAGCCTCCCAAGTCCTCTTAAGTCCCCtttctcagaaggctgaggcagaaagatgctAAACTCAAGGCCTGACTAGGCTACAGTGAATTTTAGGTCAGCTGGGGACAACTTAGTGatacactgtttaaaaaaatatatatgtatatacatatacatacacatatatacatatacatacatatataaataattatatgatatgtattatgtataatatgtactatattacattttatatatatgtatatatataatatgtacatattatttacatatttaaagatCTGGTCAAAGAGGTAAAGGCCAATTGtctctcatcttctctcctctctctcacacacattttcTCTGAGGTCAGATTGGGGAGTTCATAGGAGAGCCAGTGAGCTGTTGCATAGACCGCCAAGGGAAAGACACTTCACAGCCTTAAACTAGAGCCGGCGAAGAAAATAGTCAGCAAAGAGCAAATCTGTCAGAATAAAGACATAAAACCTCCATTACCTATCGCTGCCAGGGTGCCCAAGAGGACGCCCACCGCTGACAGCTTCGTGGGCATTCCCTTCATGCGACCCACCTTGCGCATACATTCGCCCTCCACATTGCATCGACACACGATCACTGGGGTGGCAAGAGAAGATGAAGGTATAAGGGAAGGCTCCCAGCAGCTCGGGGCCTCCCGTTTGGAAAACTGGCTGATacatattgtactggctggttttgtgcgtcAAgtggacacaagctggagttatcacagagaaaggagcctcccttgaggaaaggcctccatgaaatccagctataaggcattttctcaattagtggtcaaggggggagggggagggccccttctgggtggtgccatccctcggctggtagtcttgggttctataagagagcaggctgagcaagccaggggaagcaagccagtaagaaacatccctccacggcttctgcatcagctcctgcttcctgacctgcttgagttccagtcctgacatcctttggtgatgatcagcagtatggaaatgtaagctgaataaaccctttcctccccaacttgctacttggtcatgatgtttgtgcagggatagaaaccctgactaagaaaacatatttctgtgAACACcgatgtaggggtgtgtgtgtgtgtgtgtgtgtgtgtgaaggtgattactcctccgtgtgtgtgtggcaggatAGTTGTTCAGCCCAGGTCGCCAGGTCAGCTCAGATGAGCAAATGTGCAGAGGTGTGTGCTGTCTACATGAGAGTGCATGGTCTATATACCCAGGCTCTTTCCCCCATATCCTGGTGACTCCCGCAGAAATTAAAGATGCCAACTTTGGCAACACCCAAGCCCCAACCTCACCTTTGACCTGGAGTTGCCACGTATGGGTATCATGGTGAACAACCACAGGTACCATGTATTCACCAGGCTCTACCCAATGCAATGCCAAGGTGAGGTAGGCGTGGGAATCTGTTgggtagcagaagatggttagGGTCACTAGCCTGAGCAGGCTCCACCCAAGCTGCTCCCCTACTTCCAACCCTACCCCATTGCACATCCAAGTGAACTCACCCTTCACAGACTCTTTCCCATCCCCTGCCACGTACCGTTGAGAGGCTGGAGTCGCCAATCCCGTTGCACAGTGGGATTGGGACCGAGAGCAAAGCTGTAGGGACCATTCCTGTTGGCCAGGTCAGGGTCCTCACTGACCCCACTCACAACCACACCGTAGTCTTGGCGGGGTGTACAGAGGTGTCGGCTGGGCCCAGAGGCCAGAGTCAATGCTGGGACAGGAGAGGCCTTCAGGAAGTGGACCACAATGGTGGCAGAAGTGCTCAGTCCTGGCTTATCTGTATTATGGGAGGTGAGGGTAAGCCCGGGAGAATCTGCCCTGGTctccacacaccccacacagccCATCCATCTTACTCTGCTGCTTCCCTTCATACTCCTGCACCCCGTCTCTCCTTCCCACCCAGTCTCCTCTGCATCATGTCCTTCATCCTTGAACCATTTGAACAACCACCAGGGTCACCTGTATCTTTCTGGATGCTAAATCTGCCTCATTGTTGATGTTACCACTCAGACATGCCCTGACTCCTGAGGAGTGCATCCCTCATGACTTCCATCAGATTCCTGATGTACCCTTGCCCTCTTGCCTTCCCAGGCCTAGCTGTTTATCCTATTGATAAACCGTTCCCCTCACCTGGCTCCAGTGTTCCACTTGGCCCATCTCTTAGCATTCCTGCCTCAGACACAGCTCCTGGCCCCACTTCTACTTTTCTAATCTAGTGCCCATTGCCTTGTCTGTCCCTGCAGTTGAGAGCCTGAGAAGCCCAAAGGACAGAGTTGGGGAATTGTGGGTGCCAACTTGAAGGATGGTTTTCATGTAAAGGTTTACTGTGAAGTTGCAGTCCCCTGAGAAGACTCCACTGCTGCGTGATCATACCTGTGTCTTGGGCCTCCACAAgcactgtgtatgtgtctccAGGCTGGGCACCCTGCAGGGATTGGGCTGTGTGTACCTCTCCAGACACCTCTTTGATGCAGAGCCAACCCTCTGAGTCATTGACCAGGGAGAACCTGAGGCCCAAAGATGAAGGTGTGTTTGGGGAGGCACTGGAACAATATATAAGGTGCTGCTCAGAAACCCCCAGGATGGTGCGATTGGATACTCAAGTCCCGTATCCTTTCTGTGATTCAGGGACAACACCAGAGCTGGTGAGCCTGGCCACCCAGTTTTAGAATTTGTTGGTGATATGGTGTTTGAACTGTAGGTGGTGGGGAAGGATTATCAGAACCTATGAATGGAGGGCAGCAACTGGTTCAACCTCACTAGTTCCAGAGCATCCTGCCAAGAAGTCTGGAGGGCAAAGACCCAGGTACAGTTTCAGTCTGGGTGCTGGTGCTCCCTTAAGGAGGACTAAGTGGAGCTCCCGTGGGCTCTAGACACACCTCCTCCATGTTTGCCTAGTCCATCCAGTGCTGACCCTCCAGGAATCAGAACCCTGGCATTAGTAAATCATTTGAGGAATACTTTTGGCCACATATAAAATGAGTTTCTCTGGGGGTGTTGAAGTCATTCTTGGGAATCATGGAAAGTCCAGGCTAGGCAAGTGGCAGGGCTTTTGGCTCACCTGAGGGTTCTGCTCATGGGGTCTGAGGGCTGGATGGTCATCAGGAGGGAGCCAGCTGGGGTGCTGACTGGGATGCTGGTCTCATAGCTCTCCTGGTCCAACTTGAGGGGAACAACCACCCTTTCCACCAGTATAGTCACTGTGGCCGTGGCTGCAGGGCCTGGGCCTAGGCCCACCAGTTCTTCTACGTTcctcactaccaccaccaccttgtGATCAGGAGCTGCCTCATAGCTGAGGTTCTGAAACCAGCGAGTTCTGGGTCACTCGTGTGGGTCAGGGTGGTACACTTGTGACCCTTCCCCACCTGTCCACATCCTAACCTTCCGGAGTCTGAGCTGGACATGGTTGGAGTCTGGCTCCCAGGACAGGTCAAAGATCCCTTCTGGGTCTCCTTCTTCAATGGCAAAGTCCATAAGGCGGAAGgcaggttcaaggtcagcatcAGTGGCCATGAGTGTGGCCACCAGAGCCCCAGGTTTTATATCCTCAGGAAGAGTTACAGGCCCAATCTGGAAAGATGGAGACGCTTGGTAAACACCACCGGCATCCTTCCCATGATCTCCGTACCTCGGTGTCAGCTTACCTGGGAATTGATGAACTCAGGGGCATGGTTGTTGATGTCTGTTACCATGACTGTCACCTCACATGTGCTGCTGAGGCCTGTTAGAGGGGAGGTATTGTTGGTGAGGTCCCAGTAGTAGCTGAGGGGCAGGGGCCAAGGTCACCCACCATCAGGGTACTCACCACCCTCTGATCCTGCTAGGTCAACAGCCAGCACCAGAAGCAGGATTTCCTGGCCAGCGTGGAGTGGGGCAGTTCCCAGCGTTACACTGCCTGAGGTAGGATCTAACTCGAAGGCTTTGTTTTCAGCCTCCTCCTCAGGCTTAGGGCTCAACAACTGATATACAATGTGGGAATTGGGTGATCCGGGGGCATCCAAATCCTCTGCTAAGAGCCTGGCTACTTCAGTTCCTGTAAGACAACATTCCCATCcatttcctggtgtgtgtgtgtgtgtgtgtgtgtgtgtgtgtgtgtgtgtgtggtgtgtatgtatatgtgtgtgggtgcgttTGTGGGTGTGTTTGATGTGTGTacatgatttgtgtgtgtttggtgtgtgtatgtgtgtgtatgtttgtgggtgtgtttggtgtgtggtgtgtgtacatgatttgtgtgtgtttggtgtgtgtgtatgtgtgtgtgtatgtttatgggtgtgtttggtgtgtggtgtgtgtacattatttgtgtgtgtttggtgtgtgtgtgtatgtgtgtgtgtgtatatgtgcatgtgtttgtgtgtgtttggtgtgtggtgtgtgtgtgtatgtgagtgtgtgttgtgggtGTGTTTGGTATGcggtgtgtgtacatggtgtgtgtgtggtgtttgtgatgtgtgtggtggtggtggtggtggtggtggtggtgtgtgtgtgtgtgtgtgtgtgtgtgttatttggcTTTGACATAGAATTTGGAAGCTAGACCTATCCTGAAGAATCAAGATGGGTGGTTTCTAGCAGTTTTGCCCTTCCCGGCTCCTGAGAAGACCCATAACCCACCtgggggactgagctcagggatgcTGACTGTTGGGTCATGTGGGGAACAGACAGGTGCATTGTCATTTTcatccatcaccaccacctgcaactccagggGTTCTGCGTAGTCCTCACCACGGGAATTCTGAGCTCGGACTTGGAGTTGGTACTGTAGTGGGCAGTGGGTAGCTTCATATTAGGGCCAAGGGTGACTCCAGGCTGGAGAGGATTCAAGTCCCTTCTGGTGGCCAGCCCCATCTCTTCTGGGATGtcttccctgcttctgcctctgtggggGGTGTGTCAGAGCACCCTCCAGTCTGCCCTGGGTTTCCCTCTCACCTCACCTCAGCCTGGGCCTCTCGGTCCAGCTCTATGGTTACATGGAGCCTCCCCTCTGTATCCACATCAAAGGGTCCTGGAGGCTGGCTCTCCAGCTGATAACGCACATCTCCTCCACTCCAGTGCACCTGGGGAGGAGGTAAATTGAAAGCGCTTTAGGCTGAGAGGCAGGAAGGATCTATGCCAGCCCCTATTCCCCAACTGCTTCCCAGGAAAGAAACCTGGACCCTACGAGCACGTGGTCAACCTTACTCTGGCCCAAGCCTGGACTTTGCAAAAGTGCCTAAGTgaccaagttattttattttctgctttctgggCCCGACCCCAAGGCATTGCTAGAAAAGGCCAGAGACATTTCTGGCTTGGGTGACAATCCCCATGGCAGTGAAAGTTGGCAGCTGTTTCCCCCCCGAGGAAGCCTTAGGCAAGCTGGGGATGTCAGAACACAAACTCGCACTGCCAGAGGATAGCAGGTAATGGGTGGTATGCTTGCTCCCCAAGGCCTTATTGCCCACTTTGTAGAGGGACTTGAAGAAAGGAATAGGGGTCAAGTTGAGTCCTGGACATTCCTCCCAAGTGTCTGTTGTGACTCAGGTCCAGCGGTACAAGCTGCAGGTTTCTTCAGTCACTTCTCACCTGGGCAATGCTGTGTGGGTATGCAACTTTGAGATTCTCTGCCAGGTGAACAGGCTCTAGGGGTGCCCAGCTGTTCTCTACTATGGAGATCTCCACAGTCGCAATAGCCTGGTGGCCTGAAGGCTGGTCACCCATGTCCTTGACCTGTACCAATAGCTGGTAAGTCTCTTCAAGGGCATGGTCTAGGCTGATGCTTCCTAGAAGGGATAGAAGGTCAGTTGAGCTTAGATCCAGGGAGCAAGGCCCAAAGCCTCTTCAGCCAGTACCAGACAGAAAGCCAAACATATTACAGGTGTTTAAAAGACTTTGAGGGGAgagaactggaaagatggttcagcagttatgagcattgactgctcttccaggggacccagactatattctcagcaccacatggcagctgacaactgtctgtaactacagttccaagggacctgatgccctcttctggcctctactggcatcaggcatgcatgtgacacacacacacacacacacacgcgcacacacacattggcaaaatacccacagatataatatatatctatatatctatatgctcctctctttctatctctctctataattatatacacaatattttttaaaagactcgacccccccccctaaaaaaacttaaggagaaaaaaaagactcaaaaggaaaccaggcagtggtggcgcacgcctttaatcccagtacttgggaggcagaggcaggcgcatctctgagttcgaggccagcctggtctacagagtgagttccaggacagccagggttacaaggaaatttgtctggaaaaacaacaacagcaaaaaagactcaaaaagataaaaagaaagaaaaatactaaggaatgagatagagttttttttttttttaagctatattttattatttatttatgtgtatgtgtgtgtctgtgtaagtacAAGTACCAGcaaaggccagcagagggcatccaatccccaggaactggagttagagatggatTATGAAGTGGtgtgtgggtgttgagaatcGAACTCAGAGCGCCcccagccagcgctcttaactgcagagctgtCTCTCTTATCATCATCAGAGCACCTGACCAGTGCTTGATTGCAGTTTCCCTTAGTGAAAGGCTGATTGACTGGTGAGGTAGCTGGGTGACCAGGGTAAGGAGGAGGGTAGACAGGTAGGTTAGCTGAGGGACCTGCTGATTGACTAGGTGGAGTGTCTATAGGATAGTAGGATAGGATCGGATACGGATGAGCAAATTGGACACATGGGCTGTGCAGGCCATTTAGGGGCTAGAGGAGTGCAAAGGTGGCTGGTTGGGTTGAGGTATGagtcactttttcttctatcccTAACTTGTACCTCTGATCAAACTCCCAGAAGTAGATATAACTTGATAGCATGCCTGAGGCATCTTAACTACAGCTCCTTCATCCATTCCTATCTGGTTCCTGTCCACCCCATCCCTACACTTGCCACGTATAACCCAGCCTTGGCCTCTGCCCAGAATGcccttttctcttctatctcagCTCCAACCCACCCATCCCTTATAGCTCAGAGGCCCCTTCTCCagcattccctgcccctccctccatcaAACTGAGTTCATGCTTACCACTGGGACTAAGGGCCAGAGCCCCTAGTTGAGGGTCCAGCTGGAACATGTCTGGTAAAGGCTGAGGTGGGGACTGGCTCAGAATGTGGAAGCGAAGGTCAGAGTTAGCTGTGCCTGGTGCGTCCCCATCAGAAGCctcaaggaagaggaaggggacccctgggggtggggtggggatacaTCATAAGGGATGGTGGGGACAGGGGTTCTTCtgtatctccctctctcttctcagagcTTCTTCTGTGCTCATTACTGTATCAGGGTTCTGAAGGTGAGCCCGGTTTTCATCCCAATTCACAAATGAGACCCAAAGCAGATAGAACCATTTTAACAGAGTTGGAAGGTACAGAATGGGACGAACTCGGGGGGCAGCTAGAATCTTGCAGATTTGTCACTGGGAACTGTCTCTTTACTGTCTGATGTCTTATCAACGTTTGCTTGTCTTCACCACACATCGGTTGCCCATGTCACTTACCCGGCCTGGTGCCCTGGCTCAGCTGAGCTCTGTAGATGGCCTGGGAGAATTTGGGTACCTGGTCATTCTCATCTTTCACATGCACAGTCACAAGCTGTGGACCCCACAAGACACGTCCGTCCTCAGACTCCAAGGTGACCTGGTAGGAAAGGGTAGTTGGTTCCCTGCTCTGTCTTGCCTGTTGCCCTGTGCCTCACTCTGTCGTACCTGTCATACCTGTAGGTGgtattctgctttctcttcccgGTCCAGGGTCCTTGTCGTCACTAGAAAGCCGGAGTCTGGATCCACAGCAAAGGTGTTTTGATCTGCCGTGTTTGAGTCTCCTGATAGGACAATGTGGCCTTCATCCCTCCCCAGGGGTAGTGGTAGCTGGTGAGAGAAAACAGGCAAAAGAACTAGGGGCCAGGGTTAGACCCAgtggtttctcaacctgtggggtgtGACCCCCCACAACAGGGGTTCACATCAATATCCTGCATGTCATCTATTTACCTTATGATCCACAACAGTGgtcaaattacagttatgaagcagcaaaatcattttgtggtgtgtgtgtgtggggtcaccacaacatggaactgtatgaaagggttgcagcattatgGAGTTTAAGAACCACTGGGCTAGGGGATACCACTTTTAGCTATAGGCTCCATTTTAaatatggggaaactgagtctcagaagGAGCCGGAACCTGCATGCAATCTGAAATTTGGTAAGTCTTCAAAGGAGGAACTTTTCCTCTAATACCCGACATCCCCCATGCTCCCCGACACTCTCCTTCCCAAACTGGAACCTCTCCAACCAcgtttctcctgtttttttttttttttttttttttttccaagacaaggtctcacgAAGTGGCCtcggttggcctcaaactcttcaTCCTCTCCAGCGCTAGGATTGCCAGCACCTGCTGCCACACCCAGTACCACCTGGTTCTGTTCTTTAACTCAAAGCTCAGCTCTTCTCTGGGACTAAAAATCTTGTTAGTTGCTCACACGAATCCATGCACTGCCTAGGAAGCAAGACTCAAAGGAGATCCAAAGCAGGGAAGAGGACCAACGGGCAGGAGAAGTGTGGCATTGGGGGGCGGGTAACGGGAAGCCACCCCACACTCCAGCTTACCTTGAGTATGTAAAAAGGGAAATTTCCACCATAGTTTTCAGGGACTTCCGTATGCAGGCTTTCTGCAGGCTGGGCCTCAGTGGTGAAAGCCTGTGGGGGAAATTCTCACCTTGTTCCTTAGACACAGACTCCTTCCCCCTGACCCACCAGATCTTAGtccgtctcccccccccccccccggtcttaGGCTTCCTGCTTCCATAGCAGGCCCATAGctatgactttgaactcacaactCCCTTACTACTCTTATGGCCAGTTGCCAGGAGTCTAGTGGGACTGGGACAAGGGTGCTAACCCCCCAAGTTTGAGATCTGAAGGAAGAGACAGGGCCCAACTCACCCGGATAACAGAGAGGTAAAGTAGCCACGGCCAGGCAGAGATCATGGTCAAGGGAGACCTGAGGGGCATGGGAATGAGAATCTAGGCCAGAAGGTCAGGAAGAAGGGTTCTACCCCGTATATACAGGGAGAGGGACCTCACTATGGACTAGTCTCCTCCCTGCATGGCCCGTGCTTCTCTGTTGCAAATGTTCAGCTCCTCGGTCAGTTCAAGTAAGGCCCAACCATCCTGCTTCTTCGATCTTGCTCTTATAAACAGCACCATAGAAGCTTTCATTTCCaaacccctttctcctttctgccaTTCCCCTAACCCCATTAGCTCCCAGATTCCCAAAGTGGCAATTATTCAGCAGGTCACCAATCGCAGAAATTAGCAACTGGACAGACAGCTATCATTTCTGAGGACAGAGTTCTGGACTTCAAGTAAGGCCTGAATGGCAGGGCCTGACCAAGGTCACAGAGGACTTGAACACAAGACGATTCCTTCAGCAACAGAGGACTTGTGGCTCAGGCCTTGGGGCCTATCCCATTTCCCGGTGCCACCCTCCAGATACCAGCCTGCCCCTAAGGCAGAAACTCTGTTCTCAGCTTATGTTTCACAGATCTTAGCAGGGAATTAAGAATGTGCagtgttaacacacacacacacacacacacacacacacacacgactgcaAGATGGATCCCTGAATATTCTTCCCAGATATCTGAGGGATAGGGCAGTGCCCCTACTCCCAACCTTAGCCCTACCCTCCCAAGAGCTCTCAGGCACTCACCTTCCGATGCCCAAAGCCTCTCCCTTGGTCCAGTTTCCAGGAGAAAGGAATCCTTCTTCAGGCAGCTCTGGCAAATTTGGCTTAGGTGGGGCAAGGCAAGGTGGACACTTGAGCAGGTAGGCAGTCTGGCCGTGCTTGCTCAGGAGTGGAAAATGCCACTGGGGCCCACAGGAGCAGGCCTGGCCCCGCCTAGTCCCCCCCAAGTTACTTATTGACTTTGGAAAGCCAGGACTGCTCAGCATCCGTGACTGCCAGCCCTAGGAGGTGGGCAGCTCTTGGTCTGTCACTGCCCCCTTGACACAGCCCAATGAGCACttgctggccctctgggcttgGATAtaacttctttgtgtgtgtgtgtgtgtgttcagacttGGCCCCTACTTCTCCTCTGTGCAGTGGCATCTGTAGCCAGATCTCTCCAGATATTGTTCCTTGTGCCTGGGAACGCTCTTCCCACCCTTCAACAGGACAGTAAGTACCTGCTTATGCTTTAGCAACAAGCACTAATAACCCCTTCTTCAGGAAAGCCCTTACATT encodes the following:
- the Cdh16 gene encoding cadherin-16; this encodes MLSSPGFPKSISNLGGTRRGQACSCGPQWHFPLLSKHGQTAYLLKCPPCLAPPKPNLPELPEEGFLSPGNWTKGEALGIGRSPLTMISAWPWLLYLSVIRAFTTEAQPAESLHTEVPENYGGNFPFYILKLPLPLGRDEGHIVLSGDSNTADQNTFAVDPDSGFLVTTRTLDREEKAEYHLQVTLESEDGRVLWGPQLVTVHVKDENDQVPKFSQAIYRAQLSQGTRPGVPFLFLEASDGDAPGTANSDLRFHILSQSPPQPLPDMFQLDPQLGALALSPSGSISLDHALEETYQLLVQVKDMGDQPSGHQAIATVEISIVENSWAPLEPVHLAENLKVAYPHSIAQVHWSGGDVRYQLESQPPGPFDVDTEGRLHVTIELDREAQAEYQLQVRAQNSRGEDYAEPLELQVVVMDENDNAPVCSPHDPTVSIPELSPPGTEVARLLAEDLDAPGSPNSHIVYQLLSPKPEEEAENKAFELDPTSGSVTLGTAPLHAGQEILLLVLAVDLAGSEGGLSSTCEVTVMVTDINNHAPEFINSQIGPVTLPEDIKPGALVATLMATDADLEPAFRLMDFAIEEGDPEGIFDLSWEPDSNHVQLRLRKNLSYEAAPDHKVVVVVRNVEELVGLGPGPAATATVTILVERVVVPLKLDQESYETSIPVSTPAGSLLMTIQPSDPMSRTLRFSLVNDSEGWLCIKEVSGEVHTAQSLQGAQPGDTYTVLVEAQDTDKPGLSTSATIVVHFLKASPVPALTLASGPSRHLCTPRQDYGVVVSGVSEDPDLANRNGPYSFALGPNPTVQRDWRLQPLNDSHAYLTLALHWVEPGEYMVPVVVHHDTHTWQLQVKVIVCRCNVEGECMRKVGRMKGMPTKLSAVGVLLGTLAAIGFILILVFTHLALARKDLEQPADSVPLKAAV